The genomic window CAAGCTGCTGGCCTCACGCAGCGCCCGTATCGCCCTCCTGGTGTGTACCTTGCTGCCTTTCCTGTGGTCTTTCGCGCCCCGCCTGGGCGAAATCCTGCGGGTGGACCTCGTCAGCGGCTGGCAGCTTCCGGCGGTGAGCATCGGCGTGGCGGTGCAGTTCCTGATGCCGCTGTTCATCGCCGTCGCTGTGGCCGAGATGATCGGCGCCGAGGTCGCGCAGGGCACGCTGGCGCCGCTGCTGCTGCGTCCGGTGAGCCGCTCGCGGGTGATCGTGAGCAAATTGATCGTGGCGCTGTTTTTCCCGCTGCTGCTGGTGCTTGCCACCCTACTCGGCTCACTGGTGGCTGGGATTCCGCACGGCTACGGCGAATTCCGGGGCGGCACTGGTCTCGGCCCCGGTCTTTTTCAGGGCGTGGGGGTGCTCTCGCCCTCGGCGGCGCTCGCGGAAGTGCTGCGCGGCGGGCTGCTTACCTGGATCATGCTGATGCCGGTCGCGGCGCTCTCGCTGTTTTACGGCGTGCTGCTGCTCAGCACCTCGGCGGCGGCGCTCGCAACTCTGGCGACCCTCAGCGTCTTGCGGCTGCTGGTCGTCTTTCCCGAGGGCTT from Deinococcus radiodurans R1 = ATCC 13939 = DSM 20539 includes these protein-coding regions:
- a CDS encoding ABC transporter permease; this translates as MLSLISLEFRKLLASRSARIALLVCTLLPFLWSFAPRLGEILRVDLVSGWQLPAVSIGVAVQFLMPLFIAVAVAEMIGAEVAQGTLAPLLLRPVSRSRVIVSKLIVALFFPLLLVLATLLGSLVAGIPHGYGEFRGGTGLGPGLFQGVGVLSPSAALAEVLRGGLLTWIMLMPVAALSLFYGVLLLSTSAAALATLATLSVLRLLVVFPEGLQRVLLTSYLNLYVTQGSLTQALVLLLIYTLGFSLMAIFAFDRRDL